The following proteins come from a genomic window of Maribacter sp. HTCC2170:
- the gyrA gene encoding DNA gyrase subunit A — MAEGEKLIPINIEDEMKSAYIDYSMSVIVSRALPDVRDGLKPVHRRVLYGMHELGVRSNSAHKKSARIVGEVLGKYHPHGDTSVYDSMVRMAQEWSLRYMLVDGQGNFGSIDGDSPAAMRYTEARMRKIADDMLADIDKDTVDHQLNFDDSLQEPTVLPTRVPNLLVNGASGIAVGMATNMPPHNLSEVVDGTVAYIDNNDIEIDELITHIKAPDFPTGGIIYGYDGVKEAFHTGRGRVVMRAKAVIEEVQGRECIIVTEIPYQVNKADMIKKTADLVNDKKIEGISTIRDESDRKGMRVVYILKRDAIPNIVLNMLYKYTALQSSFSVNNIALVNGRPQMLNVKEMIHYFVEHRHEVVVRRTKYELKKAEDRAHILEGLIIASDNIDEVIAIIRASSNADQARENLMERFKLTEIQAKAIVEMRLRQLTGLEQDKLRSEYEEVIKTIADLKDILDRKERRMQIIKDELLEVKDKYGDERRSEINFAGGDLSIEDMIPNEQVVITISHAGYIKRTPLSEYKTQNRGGVGQKASSTRNEDFLEHLFVGTNHQYMLFFTQKGKCFWMRVYEIPEGSRTSKGRAIQNLINIEQDDKVKAFICTQDLKDEDYVNNHFVIMATKKGTVKKTSLEQYSRPRQNGINAIGIRENDELLEAKLTTGTSEIFLGLKSGKAIRFEESKTRPMGRNASGVRGIRLADDNDEVIGMVSVNNFEDNILVVSENGYGKRSNIDDYRVTNRGGKGVKTISITEKTGGLVSIKNVSDADDLMIINKSGIAIRMSVEDLRVMGRATQGVKLINIKGADSIAAVAKVMKDDDAVEEVDIMDIEVKTEDGTAIDNDANDETKE, encoded by the coding sequence ATGGCAGAAGGAGAAAAATTGATTCCTATTAACATAGAAGACGAAATGAAGTCTGCCTACATTGATTATTCAATGTCGGTCATTGTGTCACGTGCCTTGCCAGATGTCAGGGATGGTTTAAAACCTGTACACAGAAGGGTTCTTTACGGTATGCATGAATTGGGTGTTCGTTCAAACAGTGCCCACAAAAAATCTGCCCGTATTGTCGGTGAGGTTTTGGGTAAATATCACCCTCATGGTGATACTTCTGTTTACGACTCCATGGTGCGTATGGCACAAGAATGGAGTTTAAGGTATATGCTGGTAGATGGGCAAGGTAACTTTGGATCTATTGATGGTGATAGCCCGGCTGCCATGCGTTATACTGAGGCCCGTATGCGAAAGATCGCTGACGATATGTTGGCGGATATTGACAAAGATACAGTTGACCATCAATTGAATTTTGATGATTCTTTACAAGAACCGACGGTACTTCCGACTCGGGTTCCAAATTTATTAGTGAATGGGGCTTCTGGTATTGCAGTAGGTATGGCCACTAATATGCCGCCACACAACCTTTCTGAAGTTGTTGATGGTACTGTTGCCTATATTGATAATAATGATATTGAAATTGATGAACTTATTACTCATATAAAAGCACCAGATTTTCCAACAGGAGGCATAATTTATGGGTATGATGGTGTTAAGGAAGCCTTTCATACGGGTAGAGGAAGAGTAGTAATGAGGGCGAAAGCCGTTATAGAAGAAGTTCAAGGTCGAGAGTGTATTATCGTAACTGAGATACCTTATCAGGTCAATAAGGCGGATATGATTAAAAAGACCGCTGACTTGGTCAATGATAAAAAAATTGAAGGTATTTCAACTATTCGCGATGAATCGGATAGAAAAGGAATGCGTGTTGTCTATATTTTGAAAAGGGACGCCATTCCTAACATTGTACTGAACATGCTGTACAAGTATACAGCGCTACAATCTTCTTTCAGTGTAAACAACATTGCATTGGTCAATGGTAGACCACAAATGTTGAATGTAAAAGAGATGATCCATTACTTTGTGGAACATAGACATGAAGTTGTAGTAAGAAGAACAAAGTACGAGCTTAAAAAGGCCGAAGATCGGGCGCATATACTTGAAGGGTTAATTATTGCATCGGATAATATTGATGAGGTAATTGCGATAATAAGAGCTTCTTCCAATGCAGATCAAGCAAGGGAGAATTTGATGGAGCGGTTTAAATTGACTGAAATTCAAGCCAAAGCCATAGTTGAAATGCGATTGCGTCAATTAACTGGTCTTGAACAGGATAAGTTGCGTTCTGAATATGAAGAGGTTATTAAGACTATTGCCGATTTAAAAGATATCCTTGATAGAAAAGAGCGTAGAATGCAGATCATCAAAGATGAACTTCTTGAGGTTAAAGATAAATATGGCGATGAAAGACGTTCAGAGATAAACTTTGCAGGTGGTGATTTGAGTATTGAGGACATGATTCCGAATGAGCAGGTAGTTATTACTATTTCACATGCGGGTTATATTAAAAGAACACCATTATCAGAGTACAAAACCCAAAATAGAGGAGGAGTTGGACAAAAAGCATCGTCAACACGTAATGAAGATTTCCTAGAACATTTGTTTGTGGGAACCAATCATCAATATATGCTGTTCTTTACCCAGAAGGGTAAATGCTTCTGGATGCGGGTTTATGAAATTCCCGAAGGTAGTAGAACATCAAAAGGTAGGGCGATTCAAAACCTGATCAATATAGAACAAGATGATAAGGTGAAAGCATTTATCTGTACACAAGACCTTAAAGATGAGGATTATGTAAATAATCACTTTGTGATAATGGCCACTAAAAAAGGTACAGTTAAGAAAACTTCTTTGGAGCAATATTCAAGACCACGTCAAAATGGTATCAATGCCATTGGTATTCGTGAAAATGATGAACTTCTAGAAGCAAAACTAACTACAGGTACAAGTGAGATTTTCCTAGGTTTAAAGTCTGGTAAGGCCATTCGTTTTGAGGAAAGTAAGACTAGACCAATGGGGAGAAATGCTTCAGGTGTTAGAGGAATTAGGCTTGCCGATGATAATGACGAGGTAATAGGAATGGTGTCTGTTAACAACTTCGAGGACAATATTCTTGTGGTGTCAGAAAATGGGTATGGCAAAAGATCCAACATAGATGATTATCGCGTAACTAATAGGGGCGGAAAAGGAGTTAAAACCATTTCCATAACTGAGAAGACCGGTGGTTTGGTATCAATCAAAAATGTTTCAGATGCAGATGACCTAATGATAATCAATAAATCTGGTATCGCTATAAGAATGAGCGTAGAAGATTTAAGGGTTATGGGTAGGGCTACCCAAGGAGTTAAGTTGATAAACATTAAAGGTGCCGATAGTATTGCTGCTGTAGCAAAAGTGATGAAAGATGATGATGCGGTAGAAGAAGTTGACATCATGGATATTGAGGTGAAAACGGAAGATGGCACGGCTATTGATAATGATGCTAATGACGAAACAAAAGAATAA
- a CDS encoding ATP-dependent Clp protease ATP-binding subunit: MDDNFSPRVKDVIAYSKEEALRLGHDFIGTEHLMLGLLRDGNGKAISILDALEVDLDHLRRKVEILSPSNPNPSGVQKDKKNLHLTRQAERALKTTFLEAKLFQSSSINTAHLLLCILRNENDPTTKLLHKLKVDYDGVKEQFKFMITSDDDIVDSPTSESFPSDSDDTNEGKESTFGSTSGQKGNKKSKTPVLDNFGRDLTMMAEENKLDPVVGREKEIERVSQILSRRKKNNPLLIGEPGVGKSAIAEGLALRIINKKVSRILYNKRVVTLDLASLVAGTKYRGQFEERMKAVMNELEKNDDVILFIDEIHTIVGAGGATGSLDASNMFKPALARGEIQCIGATTLDEYRQYIEKDGALERRFQKVIVEPTSVSETIEILQNIKGKYEEHHNVEYTDDAIVACVKLTNRYMTDRFLPDKAIDALDEAGSRVHIVNMDVPKQILELEKQLEDVKDLKNSVVKKQKYEEAAKLRDDEKRIEKELAVAQEKWEEDSKLHKEVVSEDNVADVVSMMSGIPVNRIAQTESNKLAELPELIKSNVIGQDEAVAKVAKAIQRNRAGLKDPNKPIGSFIFLGQTGVGKTQLAKVLAKELFDSEDALIRIDMSEYMEKFAISRLVGAPPGYVGYEEGGQLTEKVRRKPYSVILLDEVEKAHPDVFNMMLQVLDDGFLTDSLGRKIDFRNTIIIMTSNIGARQLKDFGQGVGFGTAAKKSQADSHQKSVIENALKKAFAPEFLNRIDDVIVFNALEREDIHKIIDIELAKLFARIKDIGYNLSLTDEAKDYIAEKGFDKQYGARPLKRAIQKYIEDALAEEIVNSKLEEGDSIFMELDKKKEALTIKIKKAKKPSKT, translated from the coding sequence ATGGATGATAATTTTTCACCAAGGGTAAAAGATGTAATTGCATACAGCAAAGAAGAGGCATTGCGATTGGGTCATGATTTTATTGGCACAGAGCATTTGATGCTTGGACTTTTACGTGATGGAAATGGAAAGGCAATAAGTATTCTAGACGCCTTGGAGGTTGACTTGGACCACTTACGAAGAAAAGTGGAAATTTTGAGTCCTTCGAATCCCAACCCCAGTGGTGTTCAAAAAGATAAAAAGAACCTTCACTTGACAAGGCAGGCAGAACGTGCTCTTAAGACTACTTTTCTCGAAGCCAAGCTCTTTCAGAGTTCCTCAATAAATACAGCTCATTTGTTGTTGTGCATTCTCAGAAATGAAAATGACCCTACAACCAAATTGCTTCACAAACTTAAAGTTGATTATGATGGGGTAAAAGAACAGTTTAAATTTATGATCACAAGCGATGATGACATCGTTGATTCTCCTACTTCTGAATCTTTTCCAAGTGATTCTGATGATACGAATGAAGGAAAAGAAAGTACTTTTGGTTCAACATCTGGACAAAAAGGAAATAAAAAATCAAAGACCCCTGTTCTTGATAATTTTGGTAGGGATTTAACCATGATGGCAGAGGAGAACAAGTTAGATCCTGTCGTTGGTCGCGAAAAAGAAATCGAGAGGGTTTCTCAAATATTAAGTAGGCGTAAAAAAAACAATCCGTTATTAATTGGTGAGCCTGGAGTTGGTAAAAGTGCTATCGCTGAAGGTTTGGCGTTACGTATTATCAACAAAAAGGTATCTAGGATTCTTTACAACAAACGTGTAGTTACGTTGGATTTGGCTTCTCTAGTTGCAGGAACAAAATATCGTGGGCAATTCGAGGAACGTATGAAAGCCGTCATGAACGAATTAGAAAAGAATGATGATGTTATTCTTTTCATTGATGAAATCCATACTATTGTTGGGGCTGGTGGAGCTACCGGAAGTTTAGATGCGTCAAACATGTTCAAACCAGCTTTGGCCAGAGGTGAGATTCAATGTATTGGAGCTACTACCTTAGATGAATACAGACAATATATAGAGAAAGATGGAGCTTTAGAACGTAGGTTCCAAAAGGTAATCGTAGAACCTACATCTGTAAGTGAGACGATTGAAATTCTCCAAAATATTAAAGGAAAATATGAGGAGCATCATAATGTAGAGTACACAGATGATGCCATTGTTGCATGTGTAAAATTGACCAATAGATATATGACAGATAGATTTCTGCCAGACAAGGCCATCGATGCCTTGGATGAAGCAGGATCAAGAGTACATATAGTTAATATGGATGTTCCTAAACAGATTTTGGAGCTTGAAAAACAGCTCGAAGATGTAAAGGATCTAAAAAACAGCGTGGTCAAAAAACAGAAATATGAAGAGGCCGCGAAGCTGCGCGATGATGAAAAAAGAATAGAGAAAGAACTTGCTGTTGCCCAAGAAAAATGGGAAGAAGACAGTAAATTACATAAAGAGGTTGTTTCTGAGGATAATGTCGCCGATGTGGTTTCAATGATGAGTGGAATTCCTGTAAATAGAATAGCACAAACCGAAAGTAACAAACTTGCAGAATTACCAGAACTTATTAAATCCAATGTTATTGGACAGGATGAAGCCGTGGCCAAAGTTGCCAAAGCCATTCAACGTAACCGTGCCGGGCTAAAAGACCCAAACAAACCTATAGGTTCGTTTATTTTCCTCGGTCAAACCGGGGTTGGTAAAACACAACTTGCAAAAGTCTTGGCAAAAGAGCTTTTTGACTCTGAAGATGCACTTATTCGTATTGATATGAGTGAGTATATGGAGAAATTTGCGATTTCTAGATTGGTAGGAGCTCCTCCTGGATATGTTGGGTATGAAGAAGGCGGACAATTAACTGAAAAAGTAAGGCGCAAACCTTATTCGGTTATTCTGTTGGATGAAGTCGAAAAAGCGCATCCAGATGTCTTTAATATGATGCTTCAAGTATTGGATGACGGTTTCTTAACGGATAGTCTGGGTAGAAAAATTGATTTTAGAAATACGATTATCATTATGACCTCAAATATTGGGGCAAGACAATTGAAAGATTTTGGCCAAGGAGTAGGTTTTGGTACCGCAGCCAAAAAATCACAGGCCGATAGTCATCAGAAAAGTGTAATAGAGAATGCTTTGAAGAAAGCATTTGCACCTGAGTTTTTAAATAGAATTGATGATGTTATCGTATTCAACGCTTTAGAGCGAGAAGACATTCACAAAATCATAGATATTGAGTTAGCAAAGCTTTTTGCCCGTATTAAGGATATAGGGTACAACCTGAGCCTAACTGATGAAGCCAAGGACTACATAGCTGAAAAAGGCTTTGATAAACAATATGGTGCTAGACCTTTGAAAAGAGCCATTCAAAAATATATTGAGGATGCTTTGGCAGAGGAAATCGTGAACTCAAAACTTGAAGAGGGAGATAGCATTTTTATGGAATTAGACAAAAAGAAAGAAGCCTTGACAATAAAAATAAAAAAAGCTAAAAAGCCTTCTAAAACATAG
- a CDS encoding bifunctional ADP-dependent NAD(P)H-hydrate dehydratase/NAD(P)H-hydrate epimerase encodes MKFFTSDQIYAADKFTIEKQQISSNELMERAAVQIFNWMHLRMQGAQVKIHLFCGIGNNGGDGMALARHLKDHGYNIEVNVVNYSDKRSKDFLINLDRLKDRKIWPHFLESDCEFPVIGPDDIIVDAIFGIGLNRTPDIWVANLMKHINDSRAFVLAVDIPSGVFMNKSVEDEDAVVKANHVLSFQAPKLVFFLPETGVYSNQWEVLDIGLDAEFLNKIEAEYELIGKNEVLPMYIPREKFSHKGTFGHSLIIGGSYGKIGAVSLSAKACLNIGSGLVTTYVPQCGYLPIQTYLPEAMVLTDKNEKIISEIKFDMEPSVIGVGVGIGTEKETADAFSIFLDAVKTSLVVDADGLNLLAANKSLLKKLPSKTILTPHPKELERLIGKWKSDFEKLRKAKAFSKKYDVILIVKGAHTITIYENKGYVNTTGNPGMATAGSGDVLTGIVTGLIAQGYDALNAAIFGVYLHGVAGDIAVEQTGYQALTASKMIDSIGMAYIDLFKVPEPPVEETPQEKE; translated from the coding sequence ATGAAATTTTTTACCTCGGATCAGATATACGCTGCTGACAAATTCACAATTGAAAAACAGCAGATTTCCAGTAATGAACTTATGGAGCGGGCTGCTGTTCAGATATTTAACTGGATGCACTTGAGAATGCAAGGCGCGCAGGTCAAAATCCATCTATTTTGTGGTATTGGCAATAATGGCGGGGACGGAATGGCCCTGGCAAGGCATTTAAAGGATCATGGTTATAATATTGAAGTGAATGTGGTCAATTATAGTGATAAGCGATCCAAAGACTTCTTAATTAATTTAGATAGGCTCAAAGATCGTAAGATTTGGCCCCATTTTCTGGAGAGTGATTGTGAGTTTCCAGTGATTGGCCCAGACGATATTATTGTTGATGCCATTTTCGGAATTGGTTTGAATAGGACTCCCGATATTTGGGTTGCCAACCTAATGAAGCATATCAATGATTCAAGAGCGTTTGTTCTTGCCGTTGATATACCATCAGGGGTTTTCATGAATAAATCCGTTGAGGATGAAGATGCGGTGGTAAAGGCAAACCATGTGCTGAGTTTCCAAGCTCCTAAATTGGTTTTTTTCTTACCAGAAACAGGCGTTTATAGCAATCAGTGGGAGGTATTGGATATTGGTTTGGATGCTGAGTTTTTGAATAAGATAGAAGCGGAATATGAATTAATCGGGAAGAATGAAGTGCTCCCAATGTATATTCCTAGGGAAAAATTCTCTCATAAAGGCACTTTTGGTCATTCTTTGATTATAGGAGGCAGTTATGGAAAGATAGGTGCAGTTTCTTTGAGCGCTAAGGCCTGTTTGAATATTGGAAGCGGATTGGTTACAACGTATGTGCCTCAATGTGGATATTTACCTATTCAGACTTATTTACCAGAAGCTATGGTTTTAACTGATAAGAACGAAAAGATCATAAGTGAAATCAAGTTTGATATGGAGCCATCGGTAATCGGTGTTGGTGTTGGTATTGGAACTGAAAAGGAAACTGCTGATGCTTTTTCCATTTTTCTGGACGCGGTAAAAACGTCATTGGTTGTTGATGCAGACGGATTGAATTTGCTTGCAGCTAACAAAAGTTTGTTGAAGAAACTACCCTCAAAAACGATTTTAACACCGCACCCTAAGGAATTAGAACGCTTGATTGGAAAATGGAAGAGCGATTTTGAAAAGTTAAGGAAGGCAAAGGCATTTTCAAAAAAATATGATGTTATTCTAATTGTTAAAGGAGCCCATACCATAACCATATACGAAAATAAAGGCTATGTAAATACCACAGGCAACCCTGGTATGGCTACAGCGGGAAGCGGAGATGTACTAACAGGAATTGTTACCGGTTTAATAGCACAAGGGTATGATGCTTTAAATGCCGCGATCTTTGGTGTTTATCTACATGGTGTAGCAGGGGACATTGCTGTTGAGCAAACAGGATATCAAGCGCTTACAGCATCAAAAATGATTGATTCAATTGGTATGGCGTATATAGATTTGTTCAAAGTACCTGAGCCACCCGTAGAGGAAACTCCACAGGAGAAAGAATAG
- the thrA gene encoding bifunctional aspartate kinase/homoserine dehydrogenase I has product MKVLKFGGTSVANAQNINLVKNIVSLSDSAKTVIVVSAFGGVTDLLLNTANLAALQDDSYKSFLQEVEERHLNTIKELIPINSQSRVLSKVKSELNTLETLLEGAFLIGEITPKLSDKIVSYGELLSSYIIGEFFSESGLDVIQKDSRELIKTNEINGKAAVNFKLTDELCRDFIFKTPHKIIVLAGFIASSENGGSTTLGRGGSDYTAAIIAAAINAVLLEIWTDVSGMYTANPRLVKQAKAIPHISYEEAMELSHFGAKVLYPPTIQPVLSKGISIQIKNTFDPENAGTIITKNRNEEGKTVRGITHVENIALLSLEGPGMVGVPGISKRFFEVLSQSNISVVLITQASSEHSICVGVSANDVAEAEQSVNDAFAYEISGGKIKPVIVESNLAIIALVGDNMKSHQGLSGKMFSTLGRNNVNIRAIAQGASERNISGVINKEDVKKALNSLHEEFFEENIKQLNLFVMGVGNVGGKFLDQIKQQKKFLKENLKLNPRVIGISNSRTMVFDEDGISLKNWESLLSEGEKADKSKFFETVNKLNYRNSIFVDNTASEEVSETYNSYLENSISVVTCNKIACSSNYSNYLDLKELSREYNAPFLFETNVGAGLPIIDTLKHLIASGDKVQKIQAVLSGSLNFVFNNFDDKTTFQDVVKKAQEEGYTEPDPKIDLSGIDVMRKILILARESGNQLEIDDIENKSFLPQESLDTNNNDAFFVSLQKHEASFQELYKKAQEADSKLKYVAQFEDGKARVGLQQIPKGHDFYNLEGSDNIVLFYTERYPNLPMIIKGAGAGADVTASGIFADIIRIGNF; this is encoded by the coding sequence ATGAAGGTTTTAAAATTCGGTGGCACTTCAGTTGCCAATGCCCAAAATATCAATCTAGTAAAAAACATTGTTTCTCTTTCAGATAGCGCTAAAACTGTAATAGTTGTATCGGCATTTGGTGGAGTAACTGATTTATTATTGAATACGGCCAACCTTGCGGCTTTACAGGATGATTCATATAAATCTTTTTTGCAGGAGGTTGAAGAAAGGCATTTAAATACAATAAAGGAACTGATACCAATCAATTCCCAGAGCAGAGTTCTAAGTAAAGTTAAAAGTGAACTCAATACTTTGGAGACGCTTTTGGAAGGAGCTTTTTTAATAGGGGAAATTACTCCTAAGCTTTCTGATAAAATAGTAAGTTATGGTGAACTTTTGTCATCATATATTATAGGAGAGTTTTTCTCTGAATCTGGATTGGATGTAATTCAAAAAGACAGTAGGGAGCTAATCAAAACCAATGAAATAAATGGTAAAGCTGCGGTAAACTTTAAGCTCACGGACGAATTATGTAGAGATTTTATCTTTAAAACACCTCATAAAATAATTGTTCTTGCAGGCTTTATTGCGTCCTCAGAGAATGGAGGGTCGACAACATTAGGTCGTGGCGGGTCAGATTATACCGCAGCAATCATTGCAGCAGCTATAAACGCTGTATTATTGGAAATCTGGACCGATGTCAGTGGAATGTATACTGCAAATCCAAGATTGGTAAAACAGGCGAAAGCTATACCTCATATTTCCTATGAGGAAGCGATGGAACTTTCCCACTTTGGAGCCAAAGTACTTTATCCGCCCACTATTCAACCTGTACTATCAAAAGGCATTTCAATCCAAATTAAAAATACTTTTGATCCTGAAAACGCAGGAACCATAATTACTAAAAACAGAAACGAAGAAGGAAAAACAGTGCGCGGAATCACCCATGTGGAAAACATAGCACTACTTTCTCTTGAGGGTCCGGGAATGGTAGGTGTTCCAGGGATTTCCAAACGATTTTTCGAGGTGCTTTCCCAATCCAATATAAGTGTGGTCCTAATTACACAGGCTTCGTCTGAACATTCAATATGTGTTGGCGTCTCCGCAAATGATGTGGCAGAAGCTGAACAGAGTGTGAATGATGCATTCGCTTATGAAATTAGTGGTGGAAAAATAAAGCCTGTTATTGTTGAATCCAATTTGGCAATTATAGCTTTGGTAGGAGATAACATGAAAAGTCATCAAGGGCTAAGCGGTAAAATGTTCAGTACTCTTGGCAGAAACAATGTGAATATAAGAGCTATTGCACAAGGTGCTTCCGAACGTAATATTTCGGGAGTCATTAATAAAGAAGATGTAAAAAAAGCCTTGAATTCGCTGCATGAAGAGTTTTTTGAAGAAAACATAAAACAACTGAACCTTTTTGTTATGGGAGTTGGAAATGTTGGAGGCAAATTCCTTGACCAAATAAAACAACAGAAAAAATTCCTGAAAGAGAACTTAAAGTTAAATCCCCGGGTTATTGGCATATCTAACTCAAGGACCATGGTTTTTGATGAAGACGGGATATCCTTGAAAAATTGGGAATCACTTTTGTCTGAAGGCGAAAAAGCTGACAAGTCAAAATTCTTTGAAACCGTCAATAAACTGAATTATCGCAATAGTATTTTTGTTGATAATACTGCGAGTGAAGAAGTTTCTGAAACTTATAATTCGTATTTGGAAAATAGTATCTCTGTAGTCACTTGTAATAAAATAGCCTGTTCATCTAACTATTCAAATTATTTAGATCTTAAAGAATTGTCCAGGGAGTACAATGCACCGTTCCTATTCGAAACGAATGTTGGTGCAGGGTTACCAATAATTGACACCCTTAAACATCTTATTGCTTCAGGTGACAAAGTCCAGAAAATACAAGCTGTGCTTTCTGGCAGCTTAAATTTTGTCTTTAACAATTTTGATGATAAAACAACATTTCAGGATGTGGTTAAAAAGGCACAAGAAGAAGGTTATACGGAACCTGACCCAAAAATAGACCTTAGCGGTATCGATGTGATGCGGAAAATCCTGATTCTTGCGCGAGAGAGTGGAAATCAACTTGAAATCGATGATATTGAAAACAAATCATTCTTACCTCAAGAGAGTTTGGATACAAACAATAATGATGCCTTTTTTGTTTCGTTACAAAAACATGAAGCTTCGTTTCAGGAATTATATAAAAAGGCTCAGGAAGCGGATAGTAAGTTAAAATATGTGGCGCAATTTGAAGATGGAAAGGCCAGAGTAGGATTGCAACAAATTCCAAAGGGTCACGATTTTTATAATCTTGAAGGCAGTGATAACATTGTCCTATTCTATACCGAACGCTATCCTAACCTACCTATGATTATCAAAGGGGCGGGAGCAGGAGCCGATGTTACGGCATCAGGAATTTTTGCTGATATTATTAGAATTGGTAACTTTTAG
- a CDS encoding homoserine kinase — MKSIRVFCPATIANISCGFDVLGVALDTVGDEMVIHKVAKKGIRITKLVGQDLPLETEKNVAGVAGMALLEASGYEGGFEIEIFKNIKAGSGIGSSAASSTGAVWAMNQLLDEPFPTSKLVEFAMEGEQLASGVAHADNVAPALFGGFTLVRSYNPLDIIPINSPSELYATIIHPQIEVKTSDSRKILKTNISLKDGIKQWGNVGGLIAGLFTEDYDLIGRSLVDHIVEPIRSILIPGFNEVKTKSMEAGALGCGISGSGPSIFAFSKGESIAQEVALAMSRVYQNIQIDYDVHVSKINTQGIKILN, encoded by the coding sequence ATGAAATCAATTAGAGTTTTTTGCCCAGCTACTATAGCCAATATTTCTTGTGGATTTGATGTCCTAGGTGTTGCCTTGGATACAGTTGGTGATGAAATGGTCATTCATAAAGTGGCAAAAAAAGGTATTCGGATAACAAAATTGGTAGGACAGGATCTACCCTTAGAAACAGAAAAAAATGTTGCTGGTGTTGCTGGTATGGCTCTTTTAGAAGCTAGTGGATACGAAGGTGGTTTTGAAATTGAGATTTTTAAAAATATTAAAGCAGGTAGCGGAATTGGGAGCAGTGCAGCTAGTTCAACAGGTGCCGTTTGGGCAATGAACCAATTATTGGATGAACCGTTCCCAACTTCTAAATTGGTAGAATTTGCTATGGAAGGAGAACAATTGGCCAGTGGCGTAGCCCATGCCGATAATGTAGCCCCTGCCCTATTTGGTGGGTTTACCTTAGTACGCAGCTATAACCCTTTAGATATTATTCCAATAAACAGCCCATCAGAACTATACGCAACGATTATTCACCCTCAAATTGAGGTGAAGACTTCTGATTCAAGAAAAATTTTAAAAACCAACATTTCGTTAAAAGATGGTATTAAACAATGGGGCAATGTAGGCGGGTTGATTGCCGGTCTGTTTACAGAGGACTATGATTTAATAGGACGCTCTTTGGTTGATCATATTGTTGAACCAATTCGCTCTATTCTGATACCAGGTTTTAATGAAGTTAAAACAAAATCTATGGAGGCAGGGGCTTTAGGGTGTGGTATTTCAGGTTCTGGCCCTTCAATTTTCGCTTTTAGCAAAGGAGAAAGTATTGCGCAAGAGGTAGCTCTGGCAATGTCTCGAGTTTATCAAAATATTCAGATAGACTATGATGTACACGTCTCTAAAATAAATACCCAAGGCATTAAAATATTAAACTAA